The region CTGTGTTAGTCCGATATGCTTAAATCTTCTTGTCTGCCCTATGATCTCTTCCATTTGCGGAACTCATCGGCAGCTTCAGCCTGAGTTGCCTTGATGTCACCAACAGCAATCAGCAGCTGTGCCATGTAGTATGTACACATGACGATGTGCCTTCCATGATCCAGATGTTCAATCACCTTAAATGTCTGCAGTGCAAGGGTAAAGTCAGACACCATGAAGACCAGGCCACCCAGCAAGACCAGAGAATGTCGCGTACGTGCTGCTAGAGTGGCCATCAGAACTATAAGAAATGCGTAACCCCCAACAGCAGGGACAAAGGTATTGGGGTCTGGTGTCTTCTGGAGGAAGGGAAGCAGGTAAACATAAACTCCACCCCCTACTGCCCACAGCAGAATGTAAAGGAAGTAAAGTCCATAAGAAGAGGAGTGAGATGAATATTTTGAGGAAAAGAAGGAGAGAGAGTATAACAGGTGGGCCACAGCAAAACAAGCCATTCCTGAAAGACACAAAAGGAATTAAACCAGCTGGTACCCAAAGTGTTAATTATAGTTCTATACCATAATCAAATAATCAACTCTGACACATGAATGGTTTAGAATCCACCCTGGcatactgggtgcaaggcagggaCAGGCCACagcagcacaacactcactcacccatttagAAACTTACTTACACTTATGGGCGTTTTTTATGGGCATTTTTTCCTTGCTTCTGTTTTTAAAAGGTGGGAAGAACATTcaaaaccctacacatacagtgggggggcggcacggtggctaagtgggtagcactgtcgcctcacagcaagaaggtcctgggttcgatcctcaggtggggcggtccgggtcctttctgtgtggagtttgcatgttctccccatgtctgcgttggtttcctctgggtgctccggtttcctcccacagtccaaagacatgcaagtaaggtgaattgaagacaccaaattgtccaagactgtgttcgacataaccttgtgaactaaagaaccttgtgtaatgagttgcTACcgtttcctgccatgaatgtaaccaaaagtgtaaaacatgacgttaaaatcctaataaacaaacaaacaaacacatacagtggCCAGAACAAGAATTAATCCCTTGACCTTAGAAACCATGTTGGGTATAGCCAGGTTGATCTTTGTTGATTAACCAGCTTGTAATTTATAGCAATTACTTAACATATGCCAAATATAccattaaattattcatttattgctaTGTAAACACAGCACACATGACCAGCATCCAAATTTTCCTAAGTATCTCCAGGTGAAGCAACATGCATTGTGGTGGCTGTACAGAACCTGGATCCTGGGGATCTACACTTGGACTTTGTTCACATTCAGCTGAAAAGTTTGACATGTCCTTCCCATGCCCACACAATTTCCTCTACTGTCCAGACCTATTCAGGGTCTAttgctgccttgtgcccagtattTTCAGGTAGGCACTGAACCTGAAACATGTCTGATTAGGATGAATTATGTTTTTTCAAGTTCATGTGTGTAATTTTTTACCATGAAGAAAAAGTTCTGGCCAGATGAGACAGGTGTCTCCTCCTGCAGACAATACCAGCCCTCCAGCTACTCCTAGCAGACTCCTTCCCCCATTGTAACTCAGCACTACAGCAGCCAATGAGAGCACAGGAGCCGACTTCACACCTGCAGCCAGAAGAGAGGGTGCAGAGTCTGGGATCCACAGGTAGAAATAGACTGCTGCGAAGGCGAAGAAAGGGAAAAGCCAAAAAAACTGAACGCAGCACTAAAGACAGACAGGTGGGAATGAAGCAAAGAAAGAGTAATgacacattattttaaaaacaacattgGAATGAATTTTATAGGTCAAATAATATCTAATAAAAAAACCTAAGAGTAGGTAAACACACAGGATACCTCTTAATTTAACAATTCTACTgcattatacacacatgtacaaacaataataatgtaagtaAGAAACCTGTGAATTTGTATTCGTATTACGGGTTATTACCGTGTTCCTGCGCTGTTTTCGATCATAAGCGTCTGTTTCCAGGATATCCATCACTTCTCCTTCTCACAGATGTTTGTATTTCACCTGGCTGTACAGTGTTTCTGAATGTAGCCTCTGTCTATCTGACTGGTGGCTCACTTTGGACTTTAGACCAATATGAGTGATGTGTTATCTGACAGATTGTTCAGCCATAAACACTGAACAGCCTGCCCCCATTATTTAGGACCCGTGACCCTGTGGTGAAATCATTAGTACGGGCAAAGGTTTCAGATTTTAAAGGTGGGGTCAGCATTTATTTCTACATcattgcattttgtaatatttgGTGATAACCAGCATAAGATCAATAGAATTTAAGCTTAAGAGCTAAACTGATGTATTTATGCCACCACAGGCAATGTTAACCAGAGAACAAAAATGATGTTAACCACCAACATTCAACCAATAAGGACAAAGAGGCATCTCTATTTGAGCAGCTCAAATGAAGCAGAGTTCATTTATTGTTAAGAAAGCTTTAAACTGTGAAACCTGTGTTACACAAGATACGTCAAGGACTCATCTGATCCCAGCACAGGATTTCACTGTCTTTCGGTCCATTTGAAGTGAGCCTGGGTCCAGAGACCTCAACAGTGTTTCAGTGTTACTTATGTAttgctttttctttgtgtaatatAAGTTTACGGTTGCATTTTAAAAGCTGATACTACTGAGTCCATGTGAATATTTGttagtagcatgatggtttctcatgttGTGCCATCCAAGGGCTCAAAGGAGACACAAATTAACCAAAAGTTTCTGGCCTTGTTCTTTACTGACTGATAATAAACGCAGACTGAGCCTTTCTGAGATCCCTCTTTTACactccaaaaatgtaaatgtatgttttatCCAGTAAATATTTTGACAGGCTGCTATTTTGGGATGCATTGAACCAAAGTTTCTAATTAATCTGAGCACACACTTCCATGCACATTCAAACATCTGCTTTGTCTTTTGTTTACCCTGTCCGCAGTACTTCCCTTTTTAAGATCACTTAACAATCAAGGACTTTATGGCCAGACTCCATGATTCACACGAATAATGATCAAGAAGCACAAAAAGGAACACCGGTctatggagtgacgaatcaaaactggaactgtttggccacaTGGATCAGTGATTTGTCTGGAACAAGAAAGTTGAGGCTTAACATCGCATAAAAATGTTCAATCAAAAGTGAACGTTAGGTGAATGTTTTTGGAATGACACATTGTTAGCTGAAATTGTTAACAAACTGTATCAGTCATGTATACCATTTTCTGTAGACCAGGAAAGATCACCAAGTATCAACACCAACAGTGTAATGATTAACATGCATGCTCTTGAATGAGCTTTAACCTTCTCCTCCCATAATCCTCCTCGGTTACACATAGCGCTTCAGCGGCAGAGGAAGAGCTTCATGGAGTGAAGAGATCGGTGGAAGAAAAATAACTACAGATAAGGTGAGAAACTTGCAGGGAAAGCTGGGAAAGCATTTTGAGACTGCATTGGGAGTAACTGAGTGGGGCTTTGGAGAGAGTAGATAGGGTGGAGAGATGAACTGATATGatagaaaaaaaagcaaaagaggAGGAGCCATGACAAGAAGTTTGATAGGTCCAGTCTGTCacttacactgtaaaatccttaTGGTTAAATTCTCCATTACAGGTTGCTGTGCAAACATTACAATAAAGACAAAACCAAGGGAAATTGTAAACTCTACTTAGTACAACTAAACATTAAAGGCAATAgtaatgggcaaaacaaaaacagtggTATTATATGTACTACAATATTCAGGGTGGGGGCAAAATAATGGAAATCTCTAGAAGCATTTTTAGAACAAAAATTGTGTTATTGTGAGGCAGATATCTACTTTACAGTCTTAAATCCAGAGCTTCCCATAAAGCTTAAATGATTGTACTGTATTACCTGTGTGTAAATATGCCATGGTTCCTTTTGTTTCTGTGCAGACATGGCTGACCAATCAGCACCCATACGGGTGGGAATTGTGGGATTTGGACACTTAGGTAAGTCCtctaacaacaaacacacatgtaAAACTTATTATACCGGAGTTATAGCTTATACTTTATTATCAATTTATTGCATAAACCTACTCTAAAGGTACTTTTGTGTTAACGTTTTATCAAAGACAATTCGCCAACAAAAATGACAATCCATGTCACAAAGGGTCACTGGTTTGAAGACAGTATAAAGAAAATATGTAAATGATATACACCTGTCTTCAATCACCATTTAATATTTACTGTTAATAGCTTAGAGGTAAGGGCTCTGGGTTACCAACTGACAGGTTGTGGGTTTAAGTGTGCTAAGTAGCCACTGCCGGGCCATTGGCTCTATAAGTAAGTAAAAATGATAGATTATTTTGTTTTAgtaaagaaagcaaaagtaACAACTACTTCAATACCTTCCACCTCTGCTTTTAATGGTCTTTGCAATTATACACAATCATTTATCTCTGCTCTCATAGGTCAGTTTCTGGTGGATCGCTTACAGAAAGAGGGTCTTAATGCAGGATTCTGTTTGGCCTTTGTCTGGAACAGAGATGCAGGCAAACTTAAAGACTCTGTTCCAAATGATCTCATTCTTACCAGCCTATCCGAATTTGCACACAAGTATGTATTCCCACACACGTACATTCATTTAATACAGCTGTTTATGCAAACTCACATTTAAAATGAGAATTAAGAAAGGTTTGGGTCACAAACATTTAATTGCAAATGCAAAAGAATTGCTTCAATTGATACATTTGGATATGCATTTAACAGTAAATTTGTCGTGATTAAAAGGTTTGTGCACCTCATCAGTAGCTCTGCATTAATTGTATTGTAGGCTTTGTCTCGTACAATTTGCATACATCCATACAAATATGCTGTTTTGCTTGGAATCTGCATTATGGTTTAGAACACTTGTGTCAGTAGAATTTGTACTTTTGTGTTTCAGAAAGGCGGATGTAATAGTGGAGGTCTGTCATCCTCAGATAGTAAAAGATTTTGGGTGTCAGTTCTTATCACAAGCAAATTTCCTGGTAAATTCGAtcagttttatttttgctaCGATGATTAAAGTGtagaaaactaaaatatagtaACTGTTACATTTTTCCTAGGTGGGAAGCCCTTCCGCTCTGTCTGATCCAAAGCTGGATTGGGAACTGCGGCATGCAGCAAAGCATCATGGACACACGCTGTATGTGCCTAGTGGGGCGTTATGGGGTGGTCAAGACATACAGCGACTGAATGACAGTGGATTATTAAAAGTAAGGACTTTTGTCATAATATCATAATACTTTCAAAGTGTGCGTGTTTGATGTTGCACGTATGAGCAGCAGTTTGAAAGGATGTGGTGATCATTCTTACATAACACATTCAAGCATGTTGTGGTGTCTAATGTTTGTTTGGCTTTACCACAGGCTCTGTCTATTCGTATGTCAAAGCATCCCTCGTGTTTCCGCCTAGCCGGGGGCCTTCTCTCTGACTGGTCAGAAGGTGAGGGGAGACGTGTGCTCTTTCAGGGCTCTGTGGCTGAACTCTGCCCTGTGGCCCCCAACAATGTGAACACCATGGCGGCTGCTGCCATTGCAGCATCAAGCCTGGGTTTTAGTGGAGTGACCGGAGAGATTGTGTCAGACACAGCGTAAGTTACTTATTACCGGTGAAATCCATAAGAAAATTCTTATTTGGTAAAAGAAAAACTTTTACTGTTTTGAAtatggttttattgttttaaaaccaATGAAACTCATTTATTTGGATTCATAATAGTTAGAGATGGCCGGTTGGTTAGACATATGACATGTCCACAATAAGCAATACATGATCttacaaaaatattaatgttaataatacgTTCCATACTTGTTTAAACAGAAATTTTTGTAATGTGAAAACAATTAACAGCACATATGATTGAAAACCAGAGAATCTAAGATTTcaatagtacatttacatttacattttcggcatttagcagacgctcttatccaaagcgacttacagtactgtgacagtatatattgtctaagcaattgagggttaagggccttgctcaagggcccaacagtttgcaacctggcagtgacggggcttaaaccagcaatcttttgattactagtccagtaccttaaccactaggctacaactgcccttgttgTACAAAGTACCTTAGATctgattgtttttaaactgagTGGTATTTGTATCTTCATTTTATAAAGCTTATTTTATATTGTcttaactctctctctctctctctctctttttgtcTGCTGCTGTTCAGTTTGGCTGATTATCACCTTGTGGAGGTGGAGGTAACAGGGCCTGATGGATTCTCTGTAAAAACAGTAAGACAGAACCCAGCCAAACTGGGAGCTGTTACAGGCAGCGCCACCTACACTTCATTCTGGAGCAGCTTACTAAGTACGACTGTATGACCGGTACCTTAGTGCTTATTAAGTCTGTAATAACGGTCCACaataaaactaatttattaCCTTTTCAGTTTGCAAGGGTCATGGAGGGAGAGTCTATCTGTGCTGAAGATGACAAGAGAACCAACAAGCACACAAGAAGAACAGCAGCAGACTGAACAGATTACTGAAGAGAACAGAGAGAAAGAAGCCATCAAGCTTTTTacctgctttttattttaacccCGATGCTGGTCAGAGCTGAGCACAGTTAAATTATTATACTTTACCTTTAGCATTGTAActaaacaatacaaataaaaagaaaataattaaatatttatatttttattgactTCACTGTAGTCCACTAACTACTTGAGTAATAGCTCCCCCTTGTGGAAGAACTGAGCTCACCATCCACACTCGATGATGCCTAGGGTGGTGGGGATAATATCTTTGTACGAGGGgtgaaacattttacatttacattacaccaGGAAACCTTCAGAAAAGGCCAAAagtcattaataaaaaattaccaAAACTACTCGATACTTATGAATCGTGCACAATATGATATGAACTACTGTCAGGAACAGGCCCGTCACAAAGGTGTAGTTcctaaatttaaagtaaaaatatctGGAGAACATCTCAGACTCATgcgttcgaatctcagctcttctgATGGCTAGCcaggcacagcaagaaggtcctgggttcaatttccaggtgaagtggtccgggtcctttctgtgtggagttagcatgttctccccgtgtctgtgtggatttcctcctagagctccagtttcctgtgttcactgtgtttgacattaaaaacttgaactgatgaattttgagtaaccagtaactacctttcctgtcatgaatgtaaccaaagtgtgtaaaacattactttaaaattctaataaataaataagtcatcATTGGAGCCAAATTATTCTTACCACGCACTTTTAAACATGACTTCGTTACTAGGCAGATCTTAGAGTTTTACatctaataatttaaataaagacataaatGGTTATAGGGATGAATACTTACTTTAATGTGTGTTCTACAACAGTGTCACAAAAACTCCCGTGTTTGTGTACATCACAGTACATCTTGTGCATTAAATCTCTGCTACATTATTACATTCAGTTTCTATCACATTTTCTTTCACTAGgttacaatatatactgtatatttctttgttttgttttgaactTTTTCAGTCATAACTGGTGATTATGAACTATAACTATGATAAAAACTCTGAAGACAAAAAACCTGTGAAATTAACCTGTTTTATTCCCAATATAAGAGGTTTATATTCTATGAGGTTAAACTATTTTCAGACAATCTTGAGAAAGGAAATCTGTTTTTGTACCTTGACTGCCATAAAACTGGAACAAGGCCAGAGAATACGGTTGGAGTAAAGATCAAGACACATCCAGCGGTATTGCACAGTGTACTTTACTAGTTCCTCTTTCTTTCGCTGGTATGGTGTAAAATGTCTTGGCTTCTTACCCAAGTTTTTTGGTAAAAAGAGTTTCCAGCAGTAGCTTAATGCCTCAGTAGAGGTGTAATAGCACTAAGGTACAGAGAGACTGCATGATGTTTACATTCATACAGAAACAGCAGTTCATTATTCTTGAGAATAAAACAGAATTAGATAGAAACATTTCTTTAGTATCTTCCAAATCTACCAGTAAGTGTGGAAGACATCATCAATACAGCCGGTTTCGAATAAAATACAGTAGCTACTCACATTATCGGTCTACCTTTCAAAGAAGTAAGAACCACCAGGCAGTGAACAgatcagaagtgtgtgtgtgcgtaaatGTAGTTTTAGTTTTTCTCAGCTAATTCGACCGGTGGGCTCTTGTTCTTGTTTGTATACGGTTGGCGGATGTTCACCCGATCCTTCTCAGCCTCCAGATCTTCGTCGTATCTCTCATCTTCGTCCTCATCCTCAGCCTCGCTGTGGTGGGGTGAGGAATGGAGTGAGTGGGCAGGTGAGGGAGGCACAGAGGCAGGACGGGGGTAACGGAAGCCTGTGGTCTGTAAAAAAACATCATATGCGAATATTAGGACAAGGAAAGGAATGCTTTCCATAGGCCTTAATGTACGGTTGAAAACAGTTTTCCACAAGATTTAAAAGTGTGTCCATTTAAGATAAAGAGTGTTTGTGAGGCCAGGCACTGATGCTAGACCAGACATGGAATCCAATCTTTACTTAATTGCAGTTATCTTCCAAAACATATTGAGATGTGTATTATTTGATGGCTTACCGAGGTTGGGTCGTGAGGCTCGTATATATATgtctctgggaaggctttagCCAGGGCCATGTGACGGGCAGATACATAATACTGAAAGgcagaaaaaacacaaaaattatgATTTTCATTATGATATCATTTTCTGATAAATCTGCAAATATTAAATCAGTATTTTTGCACATAGTGAAAAGTCAGCCTGGTTTCGGACCAGGCCTAGTGTATCAggacagtatctccagttcagtAGGTAGTAATAGACCACCAATTTACCACACTCAACTTCTTTTCACTGTCATGCACCAAGGTTTAATCTCTCTCAGACACCAACAACAAACGTCTGTCACACCCTAATGTTCAACATGCATGTGTCTGAAAGAGACTGACCCGGCCCAAGTATCTCCAGTCCAGCAGGTCACTGAGGCGCTCGGTGCGGTTCCTCTGAATGATGCGCTGTCTGCGACTCTGCTGACAGAACTGAAACAGGAAGGAGGTCAGCTGGTTACAGGACTCGTCCACACTACGAAATCTTCTGTCAAGAATGTAGATTCCTGTGAAAGAGAGGAAGGTCTAAATAATACAGCATAACTAATAAACGGAATaaacacagactacacaaatcCTCTCAGTTCTATATCTTACCATAAGCAGATGGGTCAGCTATGTGTTCCTCCATGAAACAGCCAAACCCTGAGAGATTAGTGGAGATTGAGGGAATCCCCATCACAGTGCACTCAGCTGCAAGCGTGGAAGGAAGAAACATTCGATTCTTTATTGTGTTGGGGTAACaaattagactgctgtgccacccgagcaccggttggtgcacatgtgtgtgtaatgtttattttaccAACCGGGTGTGTATCCCCAGGGTTCGTAGTAGGACGGAAAGACTCCAAGGTGGCAGCCTCTAACAAACTCCTCATAATCCATTGGCAGCAGAGGAGAAGTGGAGGACAGAAACTCAGGATGGAAAATGACCTGATGAAGAGGTAAAGAGGAAACACATGCTCAGTATCAGTTCTCTCTACGCCTCTGTGTGTAAAGCCAAgcgtgtgtatacgtgtgtgtaccTTGACGCGGTCCTGTGAGCTGTTGAAGAGGCCGATGCGACGAATGCTGCTGAGGATGGGGTCTGAGCTGTCCTCCAGCATGTTGTGAGTGCAGATGGGCGGCAGGCACTGGCGCTGTGTGGCAAAGATGGCTCTTTTCATCATGGTAAAATCCTCCTTATCCAACATCTTGGACACCTCTGGCAGCTGCCCTCTGATAGGATGaaattttggttttatttagtAATCAGCAGGCATGCAAAAGTAATTAAAAGGAGAGATACTCACACTAGTAGTGATTCATAGAGTTTCTTTCCAAAGCGTTCTTTCACAGTCTGTGCTGTATCCCTGTGCAAAAGCAGTAAAGACGGCATCTCATTAGCACAGGCTTGTTATTGTGTTGATAGTCATGATGTAGCTGCATTTGAAAATACAACCTCTCtaataaactatttaaaatgtgtCTCTTGAAGCAGGTACACACATCCACAAATtggaatcagttcatctggacacaaagtttggtgtggagatacgttttgtcactcatccaagtgacttcttcagtctaaGCTGGAGgtaaccttatatgcagccgatttggaTAACGACCCACTGCAAACCAatgaaaccggtgatcaggtccatacgctgcatataaggttggggtatttaccaccagctcagactaaaattttgaaatgaaaaatgctgtactaaaatgaaatgaaatgcaaaATGTTCACTAATGGTTTCAGACTTTTGGTTCCCATTGTATATTAACCAAAACCTACAATCTCCTTAAAGTTCATTCTTACAAAATAACTCCCtggtttaaatgatttattagtaGCACACAATAATTTAGGTACATCAGTAAGACAAAGGAGTTCTAAAAGCAGTCCTTAAAGCATTTAGGAGAATGGAGTGaaaataatgttatgcctgcttGAGACCAGCTACATAATTTACATAATTTAGCAGAACTCAGCAGTTTTTTGGAGTGTCTTGGTGTGGGACTTTACTACTGTATTATAAACCTGCAGTCTACATTTTACTACAATTTAATAGCCATTTAGCTCAATGTAATAATGAACATTTTACTACAGGTTTGTGAAAAGATGCTTGGAATctgtatttaagtgtgtttaCATCTAACCCAATAGCTGGGCTTACCTAGGTAGGAAACAATGACTTCAAAATATCTGTCCAATGTCacaatgtgtgtatgagacTCTTAGATCATTACATTAAGCAGATCCATTTccataattattttgtttaccAACAATAACACTGTCCCACCGGGAAGCTTCTGGTCCTCCTGATTACCCACCCCAGCTTTGTAGTCATGTTAGTTGGAATAATGTATGCTAGATGGAGGTTAGCAGTCCTCACAGTGCAACATCATGGTTACCAGAGCTGTTTTCGTACGGCTTGTCCCTTCAGAGTCTCCACGTTGAAGTTGTTGGTGCGAGCAGGCATGATGAAGAATGCTATCACCGTAACGTCACTGTGGTTGACctgaggacacacacacacacacacacacacacgatcgaTCAAAGCAGCTTTCAGAGCTTTCTAAAAGTGCACTGTGATTGTTAATACTTTCCATTAGGTACACTACAGAGCTGTCTTAAAGGCTTTTCATCCAAAGAGCACTCGCAAACAACACTGACCCTCAGCAGATAGTTGAGTCTGGCAAGTGCTTCAAGAAATATATCAGCTCCTTTATTGGAGAACTCGTAGCGTCCAGCGATGAAGAGGAACACAGTCTTGTCCAGATTAAAATCTAAGTGTCTGAACACACATGACAGAATATTTAGTAAGATACAGACATGTTGTGTTTGTATTCGTATGTTTGTGAGAATAAATAATGCTCTAACCCATAAAAGTGACCTCTGATGAACTCTTGAATGCGAGCTTTGCTTTGAGCATGAAGGTTTTGGAACTCGTGCATGGCTGAGAACTTTTTCACGTTCAGACCGTTAGGAGTCACAATATCTGAGAGAAACACAGAATAAAAATGGAGCTAATAAGACAtgaaatatttttatgtttactgAAGTCTGGATGGTGAAATGTCACCTGGTTTCCTTTTGAGTAAGTGTTCAGCCTCGATGGCTGTAATCTTAGACACGGTGGTGAAGACATGAGCACAGCGAGCTGCTGCCCTCTCCAAACAGTAGCGGTGATAGATCTGCCTGTCGCCTGCCTCCTTATCCACGTTAAACTACACAGACAAGAGAGACTCATTGTCAGAGAGCAtgtaacacattttatttgttattttactgtttacgtttgtgttttttgttataaaatattttaacataCAGACCTCTGAAAGCTTGTTGTAAAAGTCCACATTGCCAGCACACAGGTATCGGCCGAGGAGCGTGGCGTGTGTGGTGAAAATAGTCCCTACAGGTAAGTGCCTGTTCCGACATAAAACCACCCCCAAACCAGCCAACCACTCATGAAAATGAGCCAAGATATGAGGAGGGTCTTCACACTGCGCTGcatactaaacacacacaacaaagaTATACACAGTTCAATCAACACAGTCAAATAAAGAGCCagtactgcaacacacacacacaaacctctcCGAGCAGCCAAGCAGTGAGGAAGCCAAACAGCACGGCATCGTTAGCCTCTCGATCAAACCAGGGCACGCCAATGGCACACTTTTCCCATAGTTCACTCTTCCAGCGGTCCAGAGACCAGGCAGTGAAGCCCACATCCAGAAGAATCACATACGGAGAACCCTCGATGAGCCAGCGGCCAAAATACacctacagaaacacacacacacacacacacacacacacacacacacacacacacacacacacacacacacacacacacacacattcatataaCTGTCATTACATTTATTCAGCTTTGTTCAACATACCCAGGATTAGTTCTGGCCTATTCTACATCTAGTGCAGATAATTAGTCTGTACGTTTTCCATACTACATTTTGGGTTTATTTCTGACCTTGGGGTGAATCTCGTGTAGTTTATTGTTTGTGCGTTCTATTCAAGTTGCCGTTTATTTTAATGTAGGGGCTTTGAAGAATACAGTAATCATTGCTAATCTCTGCACACTGTAGGTGCACACTTGCAGATTGCAACCCATCTGTTGCTATGCATGATGTATCAGCCCCCTCCAATCTGTCTATTTGCCCAGCACTAGGCAAATACCCCAAATGGCCAAAGGTATGAGGACACCTGAcgatgagcttgtttgacatcacattccaaaaacagccTGCACTGTTCTTGGAAGGCTTTTCAAATAATTCTGGAGTGTGGAGGAATTTCACGCTCATGCTGttgaaaaagtatttgtgagGACAGGTATTGATCTTGGACTAGATGGACTGGCTCACAGctgtcatttaaattcattctaAGGAGGTTTAGGGTTAGTATGCCAtggctctgtacaggccacttaATTCCTTGACACCAAACTTGGTCAACCATGTAaggaccttgttttgtgcacaaagACACAATCACactaaaacaggaaagggccttcaaCAAAATGTTGTCACAAATTTGTAAACAAAGATGAGCAAAGTGTGCTGGTACGAGAGTTTTATAGTAGATTGTGTGGTTCTTCTGCTGTCATTTCTTTCAGTTCCTTCAACCAATTTGAAATGTCACTGCCAgcagtttctttatttttggaAGTAAACAGTCTCTCTAGATCACACGGTTTATAGGCTTGgtgaaacacacacagtgaaCTATCTAAAATATTTTGAACTGAAATAGACCGCAGTCTGGGTGTGAGATATAGATATAGCGTCTAACCTTTACACATGCATGCCGGGGAGGTGGCCCCCACTTCTCAGAATGAGGGTTTAGGGTTTCACTTACGCTATTCAGGCGCAGAATAGAAATACTGTGCATTGTGCATCTTTCTGTGCTTTTcaactgaaaataactcaaaaatAAAGACATCCTGTTTAGATCCCTTGTGTGAGTaccttgcagccactgtt is a window of Trichomycterus rosablanca isolate fTriRos1 chromosome 22, fTriRos1.hap1, whole genome shotgun sequence DNA encoding:
- the tmem86b gene encoding lysoplasmalogenase, whose amino-acid sequence is MDILETDAYDRKQRRNTCCVQFFWLFPFFAFAAVYFYLWIPDSAPSLLAAGVKSAPVLSLAAVVLSYNGGRSLLGVAGGLVLSAGGDTCLIWPELFLHGMACFAVAHLLYSLSFFSSKYSSHSSSYGLYFLYILLWAVGGGVYVYLLPFLQKTPDPNTFVPAVGGYAFLIVLMATLAARTRHSLVLLGGLVFMVSDFTLALQTFKVIEHLDHGRHIVMCTYYMAQLLIAVGDIKATQAEAADEFRKWKRS
- the aspdh gene encoding aspartate dehydrogenase domain-containing protein, with the translated sequence MADQSAPIRVGIVGFGHLGQFLVDRLQKEGLNAGFCLAFVWNRDAGKLKDSVPNDLILTSLSEFAHKKADVIVEVCHPQIVKDFGCQFLSQANFLVGSPSALSDPKLDWELRHAAKHHGHTLYVPSGALWGGQDIQRLNDSGLLKALSIRMSKHPSCFRLAGGLLSDWSEGEGRRVLFQGSVAELCPVAPNNVNTMAAAAIAASSLGFSGVTGEIVSDTALADYHLVEVEVTGPDGFSVKTVRQNPAKLGAVTGSATYTSFWSSLLICKGHGGRVYLC
- the gys1 gene encoding glycogen [starch] synthase, muscle isoform X1, giving the protein MPLARSVSVTSLSGLEEWDEEFDLEDAVLFEVAWEVANKVGGIYTVIQTKARLTCEEWGENYFLVGPYMESSVRTQVELIEPTNPALRRTIDKMNNSGCKVYFGRWLIEGSPYVILLDVGFTAWSLDRWKSELWEKCAIGVPWFDREANDAVLFGFLTAWLLGEYAAQCEDPPHILAHFHEWLAGLGVVLCRNRHLPVGTIFTTHATLLGRYLCAGNVDFYNKLSEFNVDKEAGDRQIYHRYCLERAAARCAHVFTTVSKITAIEAEHLLKRKPDIVTPNGLNVKKFSAMHEFQNLHAQSKARIQEFIRGHFYGHLDFNLDKTVFLFIAGRYEFSNKGADIFLEALARLNYLLRVNHSDVTVIAFFIMPARTNNFNVETLKGQAVRKQLWDTAQTVKERFGKKLYESLLVGQLPEVSKMLDKEDFTMMKRAIFATQRQCLPPICTHNMLEDSSDPILSSIRRIGLFNSSQDRVKVIFHPEFLSSTSPLLPMDYEEFVRGCHLGVFPSYYEPWGYTPAECTVMGIPSISTNLSGFGCFMEEHIADPSAYGIYILDRRFRSVDESCNQLTSFLFQFCQQSRRQRIIQRNRTERLSDLLDWRYLGRYYVSARHMALAKAFPETYIYEPHDPTSTTGFRYPRPASVPPSPAHSLHSSPHHSEAEDEDEDERYDEDLEAEKDRVNIRQPYTNKNKSPPVELAEKN
- the gys1 gene encoding glycogen [starch] synthase, muscle isoform X2, whose translation is MWVWIWMWLLSGKVGGIYTVIQTKARLTCEEWGENYFLVGPYMESSVRTQVELIEPTNPALRRTIDKMNNSGCKVYFGRWLIEGSPYVILLDVGFTAWSLDRWKSELWEKCAIGVPWFDREANDAVLFGFLTAWLLGEYAAQCEDPPHILAHFHEWLAGLGVVLCRNRHLPVGTIFTTHATLLGRYLCAGNVDFYNKLSEFNVDKEAGDRQIYHRYCLERAAARCAHVFTTVSKITAIEAEHLLKRKPDIVTPNGLNVKKFSAMHEFQNLHAQSKARIQEFIRGHFYGHLDFNLDKTVFLFIAGRYEFSNKGADIFLEALARLNYLLRVNHSDVTVIAFFIMPARTNNFNVETLKGQAVRKQLWDTAQTVKERFGKKLYESLLVGQLPEVSKMLDKEDFTMMKRAIFATQRQCLPPICTHNMLEDSSDPILSSIRRIGLFNSSQDRVKVIFHPEFLSSTSPLLPMDYEEFVRGCHLGVFPSYYEPWGYTPAECTVMGIPSISTNLSGFGCFMEEHIADPSAYGIYILDRRFRSVDESCNQLTSFLFQFCQQSRRQRIIQRNRTERLSDLLDWRYLGRYYVSARHMALAKAFPETYIYEPHDPTSTTGFRYPRPASVPPSPAHSLHSSPHHSEAEDEDEDERYDEDLEAEKDRVNIRQPYTNKNKSPPVELAEKN